AAAAACCACCATCTCGCTTTTTCCTTTCTTCGGTGCTACCTTTTTATTTCCAAGGGATAGAGTTGGGATGTATAATCCCATTATTTTGGAGGATGCCCGGGAAAAACTCCTAGGCAAATTAAGGATCAAATGTTGGAACCTCATGGGTAAGGATAAGGTAATGGAATTGATAGAGAAATTCATAGACCTAGGTAGGATAGGAGAATGGATAAAGGGAATAGAGATGATGATAGAGATCATACCGAGAAACAGAAGAATTCCGTACGGGTACAACTATTATTTGAACGAAGTTATAAAAATGCGATCTTTGTTGTCTAATAGAACAAACACTAATACCTTAATTGAGTCGGTCAAGATCAAATCTGTTTATCAAAGTGCTTCTTTGATTGCTCAAGACATCTCTTTTCAACTGAGAAAGAAAACAAGATCATTTCGTTCCATTTTTAGTAGAATAGTAAAGGATATTCCATTAGTAATGAAAAAAGGGGTAGAGGGGATCCGTATATGTTGTTCAGGTCGATCTGAAGGCGCAGAAATAGCTAGAACTGAATGCGGAAAGTATGGAAAAACATCTCGTAATGTATTTAACCAGAAAATCGATTATGCTTCCGCGGAAGTATCTACTCGTTACGGAATCTCAGGTGTCAAAGTGTGGATTtcatatagtaaaaaaaaaaagggacgtGCTATATCCGAAACGTACGAAATTTAGTAAATATCGTAAAGGCAGATGTAGTAGGGGTTGCGAACCAGACGGAACAAAACTAGGTTTTGGAAGATATGGCACTCAAAGTTGTAGAGCTGGTCGTCTTTCATATCGAGCCATTGAAGCAGCGCGTCGGGCTATAATCGGACACTTCCATCGTGCTATGAGCGGACAATTCCGAAAAAATGGTAAGATATGGGTAAGAGTTTTCGCGGATATCCCTATTACCGGGAAACCTACAGAAGTCAGAATgggaagaggaaagggaaatCCTACGGGTTGGATTGCTCGTGTGTCCACGGGACAAGTCCTATTTGAAATGGATGGTGTGAATTTTGCAAATGCTCGACAAGCCGCTACATTAGCGGCGCATAAACCATGTTCGTCAACCAAGTTTGTTAAGTGGTCGTAACGTAATTGGTTAGTGGGGAAAAACCGGGCCGGGATTCAAAAGAATTAGGCGAAGGGTGGGGGGTCGGGCCCTCTCCTTTGCATTATGTCAGTTGGGCCTCCCCGGGTGTTTTTCCTTCCTTATTTGTTTAGGATTATTGTTCCTTATTA
The sequence above is drawn from the Arachis duranensis cultivar V14167 unplaced genomic scaffold, aradu.V14167.gnm2.J7QH unplaced_Scaffold_111576, whole genome shotgun sequence genome and encodes:
- the LOC127743772 gene encoding ribosomal protein S3, mitochondrial-like: MEAPLSSKKEAAIPQSLRLEGVTIDSIYYYGKLVYKDVNLRSYFGSIRPPARLTFGFRLGRCILIHFPKRTFIHFFLPRRPRRLKRREKSRPGKVKDRWWAFGKVGPIGCLHSSYNTEEERNEVRGRRAGKRVEPIRLDALAIGGKQNEIRIWPKKKQRYGYHDRSPSIKKNLSKSLRVSGAFKHPKYAGVVNDIAFLIENDDSFRKTKFFKFFFPKKSRSDGPAGHLFKRTLPAVRPSLNYSVMQYLLNRKNKIHFDPVVVLNHFVTPGVAEPSTMGGANAQGRSLDKRIRSRIAFFVESSTSEKKCLAEAKKRLTHFIRLANDLRFAGTTKTTISLFPFFGATFLFPRDRVGMYNPIILEDAREKLLGKLRIKCWNLMGKDKVMELIEKFIDLGRIGEWIKGIEMMIEIIPRNRRIPYGYNYYLNEVIKMRSLLSNRTNTNTLIESVKIKSVYQSASLIAQDISFQLRKKTRSFRSIFSRIVKDIPLVMKKGVEGIRICCSGRSEGAEIARTECGKYGKTSRNVFNQKIDYASAEVSTRYGISGRCSRGCEPDGTKLGFGRYGTQSCRAGRLSYRAIEAARRAIIGHFHRAMSGQFRKNGKIWVRVFADIPITGKPTEVRMGRGKGNPTGWIARVSTGQVLFEMDGVNFANARQAATLAAHKPCSSTKFVKWS